One window from the genome of Pedococcus badiiscoriae encodes:
- a CDS encoding ATP-binding protein, producing MSSVTDARRSLPSDGEIPTANLFAWIAERGATLIDRQHEVLERLQLREEDPQRLAGLFRLDHLAAQLRRNSNTALVLAGLPTIRSIDAPTVLSELAHAAVSEVNGYQRVTVGAFPTRRVQAHAASDLVHLLGDLLENALAMAPRTGGVWIRGERPQAEGTGAPALLRVGDSGAHVSDELLGQLNDSLAGLARNGGGTGVGLVVTREIARRHSLTVHFQRLVSGGLVATVALPEALFETPDPASAPWS from the coding sequence ATGAGCTCGGTCACTGACGCTCGCAGGAGTCTGCCGAGCGACGGGGAGATCCCGACCGCGAACCTCTTCGCCTGGATAGCCGAACGCGGCGCCACGCTCATCGATCGTCAGCATGAAGTGCTGGAAAGGCTCCAGCTCCGCGAGGAGGATCCCCAGCGCCTCGCGGGCCTGTTCCGCCTCGACCACCTGGCCGCCCAGCTGCGCCGCAACAGCAACACCGCCCTTGTCTTGGCCGGACTACCCACCATCCGCAGCATCGACGCTCCCACCGTGCTCAGCGAGCTCGCTCATGCAGCCGTCTCGGAGGTCAACGGGTACCAACGGGTCACCGTGGGGGCCTTCCCCACCCGGCGTGTGCAGGCACATGCCGCATCCGACCTGGTGCACCTGTTGGGCGACCTCCTCGAGAACGCCCTGGCGATGGCGCCCCGCACCGGTGGCGTGTGGATCCGCGGCGAGCGGCCCCAGGCCGAGGGGACTGGTGCACCTGCCCTGCTCAGGGTCGGCGACAGCGGCGCACACGTCTCGGACGAACTTCTGGGCCAGCTCAACGACAGCCTTGCCGGCCTCGCTCGCAACGGAGGCGGCACTGGGGTCGGCCTGGTGGTCACCCGGGAGATCGCCCGCCGACACTCGCTGACCGTTCACTTCCAGCGGCTCGTGAGCGGCGGGCTGGTCGCCACCGTCGCGCTGCCTGAGGCTCTTTTCGAGACACCGGATCCCGCAAGCGCACCGTGGTCCTGA
- a CDS encoding LLM class flavin-dependent oxidoreductase, with product MKKIGFLNFGHWSASPHSRVRTASDALLHSIDLAVATEELGGDGAYFRVHHFANQLSSPFPLLAAIGAKTSRIEIGTGVIDMRYENPLYMAEDAGSADLIAGGRLQLGLSRGSPEQVIEGWRYFGYEPAEGEDHADMARQHTDVLLQVLRGEGFAEPNPRPMFPNPPGMLRIEPHSKGLRERIWWGAASDATARWAAEKGMHLMSSTLKADESGEPFHVQQRKQIDAFREAWKEACHAHEPRVSVSRSIMPITTDLDRAYFGHEGNSRDQVGQIEANLRAVFGRTYAAEPDVLVTQLAGDEAIAAADTLLLTVPNQLGVDYNAHLLESIIKDVAPGLGWR from the coding sequence ATGAAGAAGATCGGGTTCCTGAACTTCGGACACTGGTCGGCCTCGCCCCACTCGCGGGTGCGGACGGCGTCCGACGCGTTGCTCCACTCGATCGACCTCGCCGTGGCGACCGAGGAGCTCGGAGGCGACGGCGCCTATTTCCGGGTCCACCACTTCGCGAACCAGCTCTCCTCACCGTTCCCGTTGCTGGCCGCGATCGGTGCCAAGACCTCACGCATCGAGATCGGCACTGGCGTGATCGACATGCGGTACGAGAACCCGCTCTACATGGCCGAGGACGCCGGCTCCGCTGATCTCATCGCCGGCGGTCGGCTGCAGCTCGGCCTCAGCCGGGGATCGCCCGAGCAGGTCATCGAGGGGTGGCGCTACTTCGGCTATGAGCCCGCCGAGGGTGAGGACCACGCCGACATGGCGCGCCAGCACACCGACGTGCTGCTGCAGGTGCTTCGAGGTGAGGGCTTCGCCGAGCCGAACCCGCGACCGATGTTTCCCAACCCGCCCGGGATGCTCCGGATCGAGCCGCACTCGAAGGGGCTGCGCGAGCGGATCTGGTGGGGTGCGGCCTCGGACGCGACCGCCCGATGGGCGGCCGAGAAGGGCATGCACCTGATGAGCTCGACCCTGAAGGCGGACGAGAGCGGCGAGCCGTTTCACGTCCAGCAGCGCAAACAGATCGATGCTTTCCGCGAGGCGTGGAAGGAAGCCTGTCACGCCCACGAGCCGCGTGTCTCGGTGAGCCGTTCGATCATGCCCATCACCACCGACCTCGATCGCGCGTATTTCGGTCATGAGGGGAACAGCAGGGACCAGGTGGGCCAGATCGAGGCCAACCTGCGCGCTGTCTTCGGTCGGACGTACGCCGCCGAGCCGGACGTGCTGGTCACGCAGCTGGCCGGGGACGAGGCGATCGCCGCGGCAGACACGCTCCTGCTGACCGTGCCCAACCAGCTGGGTGTCGACTACAACGCCCACCTGCTGGAGTCGATCATCAAGGACGTGGCCCCGGGACTGGGCTGGCGCTGA
- a CDS encoding beta strand repeat-containing protein, which yields MNSFRCRLLAAGVTASTIAAAATIAASPALAAASDTAVTFNATGSVQNWTVPAGVTQLYVDIVGAQGGAAYGGGWGGAELTGTISVTPGQTLHIVAGSLGSNGIVYQKGAGGGGGSFLYTTANQSGLLAAAGGGGGAGSNTFPSEASTGTSGTPGLNGGGSGGTSGNGGGAGTAGGGGGLLTNGGSASGGGGQALAFGAAGGSGSGGYGVGGFGGGGGTAGFAGGGGGGYSGGGGGRYGSGNNGGGGGGGSYFSGTLTGAVSGHAGNGSVTLFYPSLLTSSSPAAGVPGSSVTIDGTGLTGATVTIGGYAATVTSSTDTQVVATVPGPATPPSGKQRVDVTTAGGVTLPAVGAFTYQSIPPQFTANTPPGTATRGTAYSYTFGASGYPTPTFTVSSGTLPAGLTLTSGGVLSGTPTSVGISTFTVTATNGASPDANSNQTITVNPTPQAITFTSTAPSSAVVGDAYLVAATGGASGNPVTFSVDSASASVCSVSSSTVTFDHSGTCIVDADQAGNTNYAAAPQAQQQIAVGQAAQAINFTSTAPTTAVVGDTYLVAATGGASGNPVTFSVDSASASVCSISSSTVTFDHSGTCVVDADQAGNADYVSASQVQQQIAVGQASQAINFTSTAPSTAVVGDTYLVAATGGASGNPVTFSVDAASASVCSISGSMVTFDHVGTCVVDADQAGNADYVSASQAQQTITVGQAAQAITFTSTAPSNAVVGDTYLAAATGGASGNPVTFSVDSASASVCSISSSTVTFDHVGTCVVDADQAGNADYVSASQAQQTITVGQAAQAITFAPLTSTATVGDTQGLTASGGASGNPVSFAVSAATTGSACSISGTTLSFDNAGTCVVVADQGGNADYTAAPQVIQTVTVGLASTSVSVVLNPSVTVFGQNATATATVGGAQAGDIQFSVDGTNLGQPVTVSNTQATSAPLGNLTPGAHQIGAVFTPMEATKYAPSGATPQALVVDQAATTSTITTRADSITATIAPVSPGAGTPSGTVLFAVDGNLVGSATLSGGVATLSYTLPTSKADEVAVLYQGDSNFLASSGTTTRHSPTITATVSSAQPNTKAGWYRSAVTVRFTCTPNGAALVTDCPAPVTLAGNGAAQSVSRTITAVDGGAATVAVTGINIDRTSPTVAVTGVSTRMPYFAVAPAGRCTARDGLSGIASCTISRRISGASVVYTATATDKAGNVSTSRLTAMVSSFAIQGASFNNGVYSVRAGRTYTMLAAATSQPRYVDAMPHPGAPRGLDNKFIKTGPNRWALGVTFSNAMLHQRYWLIGMRVGRTTQVLKVQVVR from the coding sequence ATGAACTCATTCCGCTGCCGCCTGCTTGCCGCGGGCGTCACCGCGAGCACCATCGCGGCCGCTGCCACAATCGCAGCCTCTCCGGCCCTCGCAGCCGCCTCTGACACCGCGGTGACCTTCAACGCCACGGGGAGCGTCCAGAACTGGACCGTTCCCGCAGGTGTCACCCAGCTCTACGTCGATATCGTCGGCGCGCAGGGCGGCGCGGCATACGGCGGGGGTTGGGGCGGCGCCGAGCTGACCGGCACGATCTCCGTCACCCCGGGCCAGACGCTCCACATCGTCGCCGGAAGTCTCGGCAGCAACGGAATCGTGTACCAGAAGGGTGCCGGCGGCGGCGGCGGGTCGTTCCTCTACACCACCGCGAACCAGAGCGGCCTCCTTGCTGCGGCGGGCGGCGGCGGAGGCGCGGGATCGAACACGTTCCCCTCCGAGGCCAGCACCGGCACCTCCGGAACCCCTGGTCTCAACGGTGGTGGGTCGGGAGGCACCAGCGGTAATGGCGGCGGCGCCGGTACCGCCGGCGGTGGCGGCGGCCTCCTCACCAATGGTGGTAGCGCCAGTGGGGGCGGCGGTCAGGCTCTCGCGTTTGGCGCGGCCGGGGGCTCTGGCTCGGGCGGCTACGGAGTCGGCGGCTTCGGCGGTGGCGGCGGGACCGCCGGGTTCGCCGGCGGCGGCGGTGGTGGTTACAGCGGCGGCGGTGGCGGCCGATACGGCAGCGGCAACAATGGCGGCGGCGGCGGCGGAGGTTCCTACTTCTCGGGCACGCTGACCGGCGCAGTCTCCGGCCATGCCGGCAACGGCAGCGTCACGTTGTTCTACCCGTCTCTTCTCACCTCGAGCTCGCCCGCAGCGGGAGTGCCCGGTAGCTCAGTGACCATTGATGGCACTGGCCTCACGGGCGCAACCGTGACGATCGGTGGGTACGCCGCGACAGTGACGTCCTCGACCGACACCCAGGTGGTGGCCACCGTGCCCGGGCCGGCGACTCCGCCCAGCGGGAAGCAGCGGGTCGACGTGACCACCGCAGGCGGAGTCACCCTCCCCGCCGTCGGAGCGTTCACGTACCAGTCGATCCCCCCGCAGTTCACAGCGAACACCCCACCGGGCACCGCGACCCGGGGGACGGCGTACTCGTACACCTTCGGGGCGTCCGGATACCCCACGCCCACGTTCACGGTGTCCTCCGGGACACTGCCGGCAGGGCTGACCCTGACCAGCGGCGGGGTGCTCTCCGGCACCCCCACCAGCGTCGGGATCTCCACCTTCACCGTCACCGCGACCAACGGCGCCTCCCCTGACGCGAACAGCAACCAGACGATCACGGTCAACCCGACTCCTCAGGCCATCACGTTCACGAGCACCGCCCCCAGCAGTGCCGTGGTGGGAGACGCCTACCTGGTCGCGGCGACCGGTGGTGCGTCGGGCAACCCGGTGACGTTCTCCGTTGATTCGGCCAGCGCGTCGGTGTGCTCGGTCAGCAGCTCGACGGTCACGTTCGACCACTCGGGTACCTGCATCGTGGACGCCGACCAGGCCGGCAACACCAACTATGCGGCCGCTCCTCAGGCTCAGCAGCAGATCGCTGTCGGCCAGGCTGCACAGGCCATCAACTTCACCAGCACCGCGCCCACCACTGCGGTGGTGGGAGACACCTACCTGGTCGCGGCGACCGGTGGTGCGTCGGGCAACCCGGTGACGTTCTCCGTTGATTCGGCCAGCGCGTCGGTGTGCTCGATCAGCAGTTCCACGGTCACGTTCGACCACTCGGGTACCTGCGTCGTGGACGCCGACCAGGCCGGTAACGCTGACTATGTGTCGGCTTCGCAGGTGCAGCAGCAGATCGCTGTCGGCCAGGCCTCACAGGCGATCAACTTCACCAGCACCGCCCCCAGCACCGCGGTGGTGGGAGACACCTACCTGGTCGCGGCGACCGGTGGTGCGTCGGGCAATCCGGTGACGTTCTCGGTCGATGCGGCCAGCGCGTCGGTGTGCTCGATCAGCGGTTCGATGGTCACGTTCGACCACGTTGGCACCTGCGTCGTGGACGCGGACCAGGCCGGTAACGCCGACTACGTGTCGGCTTCGCAGGCGCAGCAGACCATCACGGTCGGCCAGGCCGCACAGGCCATCACGTTCACCAGCACCGCGCCCAGCAATGCTGTGGTGGGAGATACCTACCTGGCCGCGGCGACCGGTGGTGCGTCGGGCAACCCGGTGACGTTCTCCGTTGATTCGGCCAGCGCGTCGGTGTGCTCGATCAGCAGTTCCACGGTCACGTTCGACCACGTTGGCACCTGCGTCGTGGACGCCGACCAGGCCGGTAACGCCGACTACGTGTCGGCTTCGCAGGCGCAGCAGACCATCACGGTCGGCCAGGCCGCACAGGCCATCACCTTTGCGCCGCTGACCTCGACGGCGACCGTGGGCGACACCCAGGGCCTCACCGCCTCCGGCGGTGCGTCGGGCAACCCGGTCAGCTTCGCCGTCTCGGCGGCCACGACCGGCTCAGCCTGCTCGATCAGCGGGACGACCCTGTCGTTCGACAACGCCGGCACCTGTGTCGTCGTGGCCGACCAGGGTGGCAACGCCGACTACACCGCCGCCCCGCAGGTCATCCAGACCGTGACGGTCGGGCTCGCATCGACCTCGGTCTCAGTGGTGCTCAACCCGAGCGTGACGGTCTTCGGCCAGAACGCCACCGCCACCGCAACGGTGGGGGGAGCCCAGGCAGGGGACATCCAGTTCTCCGTCGACGGCACCAACCTCGGTCAGCCCGTCACCGTGAGCAACACCCAGGCGACGAGTGCGCCGTTGGGCAACCTCACGCCCGGGGCACACCAGATCGGGGCGGTCTTCACCCCGATGGAGGCGACGAAGTACGCACCCTCGGGCGCGACGCCCCAGGCGCTGGTGGTCGACCAGGCGGCGACGACCTCGACCATCACCACGCGAGCCGACAGCATCACCGCCACCATCGCCCCGGTGTCACCCGGCGCGGGAACCCCGAGCGGCACCGTCCTGTTCGCCGTCGATGGCAACCTGGTCGGGAGTGCGACGCTGTCCGGTGGGGTCGCGACGTTGAGCTACACGCTGCCCACCAGCAAGGCTGACGAGGTTGCCGTCCTGTACCAGGGCGACTCCAACTTCCTTGCCTCCTCCGGCACCACGACTCGTCACAGCCCGACGATCACGGCGACGGTGAGCAGCGCTCAGCCGAATACCAAGGCCGGTTGGTACCGCAGTGCCGTCACGGTGCGCTTCACGTGCACCCCGAACGGTGCTGCACTGGTGACCGACTGCCCGGCCCCGGTCACGCTGGCCGGCAACGGTGCGGCACAGTCCGTCTCCCGCACCATCACGGCCGTCGACGGTGGCGCAGCCACCGTCGCGGTCACCGGCATCAACATCGACCGGACCAGCCCGACTGTTGCGGTCACCGGAGTCTCGACCCGGATGCCGTACTTCGCCGTGGCACCGGCCGGGCGCTGCACCGCTCGTGATGGGCTCTCGGGCATCGCGTCCTGCACCATCAGTCGGCGCATCAGCGGTGCCAGCGTGGTCTACACCGCGACAGCGACCGACAAGGCTGGCAACGTCTCGACGAGCCGGCTCACCGCGATGGTGAGCAGCTTCGCGATCCAGGGTGCGAGCTTCAACAACGGCGTGTACTCGGTGCGCGCCGGTCGCACCTACACGATGCTGGCAGCCGCGACGAGCCAGCCTCGCTACGTCGACGCGATGCCCCACCCCGGGGCCCCGCGCGGCCTGGACAACAAGTTCATCAAGACGGGTCCGAACCGCTGGGCCCTCGGCGTGACCTTCAGCAACGCGATGCTCCACCAGCGCTACTGGCTGATCGGCATGCGAGTCGGCCGCACGACCCAGGTCCTGAAGGTCCAGGTCGTCCGGTAG
- a CDS encoding pyridoxamine 5'-phosphate oxidase family protein, whose protein sequence is MSRSAAVSNVDELVAVLGEPAARARDKSRQALLEVDRDWLAASPFCILATAGADGTCDASPKGDAAGQLVHVIDDRTIALAERPGNRRADGYRNILSNPHVGLVFVIPGRGDTLRVNGRAELVSDAPFFDELAVRGHRPILAVVVHVEDIFFHCSKAFLRSELWNPTTWAPEATVPRRAVIAHAVEPNGMSVAELDDYYGPSYAEKLYG, encoded by the coding sequence ATGAGTCGATCGGCCGCTGTCTCCAACGTCGATGAGCTCGTCGCCGTCCTGGGCGAGCCCGCGGCTCGTGCCCGCGACAAGAGCAGGCAGGCGCTGCTCGAGGTCGACCGGGACTGGCTGGCGGCGTCACCGTTCTGCATCCTGGCCACCGCCGGTGCTGACGGCACGTGCGACGCCTCCCCGAAGGGCGACGCAGCCGGGCAGCTCGTCCACGTGATCGACGATCGCACGATCGCCCTGGCCGAACGCCCGGGCAACCGTCGCGCCGACGGCTACCGCAACATCCTGAGCAACCCCCACGTCGGGCTGGTCTTCGTCATCCCGGGCCGCGGCGACACGCTGCGCGTCAACGGACGGGCCGAGCTGGTCAGCGACGCGCCATTCTTCGACGAGCTGGCCGTCCGGGGCCATCGACCCATCCTGGCGGTGGTGGTCCACGTCGAGGACATCTTCTTCCACTGCTCCAAGGCCTTCCTTCGCTCCGAGCTGTGGAATCCGACGACGTGGGCTCCAGAGGCGACGGTGCCTCGCCGCGCCGTCATCGCCCACGCAGTTGAACCCAACGGCATGAGCGTCGCGGAACTCGATGACTACTACGGGCCCAGCTACGCCGAAAAGCTGTACGGGTAA
- a CDS encoding APC family permease — MPRHSQDQLEEFAPGVLRRELRVVDAAAFSVGLIGPVGAMALLGVGAAGLLGHAATWAFIFAIVGVVLVGYGFIKLSRYIAHTGSVYALVGRTLGPRAGFVAGAALAMAYTTIGTGSTIEIALFFNKVLSGLHIVPTGTKEWIWTAVVALAIVLALALTEVRVLTKVLLVSELVGAALVALLSLVILVRVGTGHAPHGQTLSWDIFALPHGTDAGTIAGAAVFGFLAFAGFEGAAALGEETLDPKRGIPRALKITIVVVAAFFLLTIVGQVVGYGGSPDQVKAFAGADDPYGDLATAYVGSAMGILLNLMASVSLFAITLGTVNGAARVSYALLRDAGAGGPVVRLTRRGAPIGTIAVVTALILCFSVGQRLAGTGVLDATFYWLTLGTIALLVAYALATAGAFRFLFMNGEQRAPRWQAVVPILAMAFVLYTIYKNVVGVEGPYRVFPWVVLAVLVVAAVLVTFVPGLAARVGARIGQEEEPAAADAPALEELV; from the coding sequence ATGCCCCGTCATTCCCAAGATCAGCTCGAGGAGTTCGCGCCGGGCGTGCTGCGCCGCGAGCTCCGCGTCGTGGATGCCGCCGCCTTCTCGGTCGGGCTCATCGGTCCGGTGGGTGCGATGGCGCTCCTCGGAGTCGGCGCAGCCGGGCTGCTCGGGCACGCCGCGACCTGGGCGTTCATCTTCGCCATCGTCGGTGTCGTGCTCGTCGGGTATGGGTTCATCAAGCTGTCGCGCTACATCGCCCACACCGGATCGGTGTACGCGCTGGTCGGTCGGACCCTCGGGCCGCGGGCCGGCTTCGTCGCCGGAGCCGCCCTGGCCATGGCGTACACGACCATCGGCACCGGCTCGACCATCGAGATCGCCCTGTTCTTCAACAAGGTGCTCTCCGGCCTGCACATCGTCCCGACTGGCACGAAGGAGTGGATCTGGACCGCCGTGGTCGCGCTCGCGATCGTGCTGGCCCTCGCGCTGACGGAGGTCCGCGTGCTGACCAAGGTGCTGCTCGTCTCGGAGCTGGTCGGCGCCGCCCTGGTCGCGTTGCTGAGCCTCGTGATCCTGGTACGGGTCGGCACTGGGCATGCTCCGCACGGTCAGACGCTCAGCTGGGACATCTTCGCGCTGCCCCACGGCACCGATGCGGGGACCATCGCGGGCGCCGCGGTGTTCGGCTTCCTGGCCTTCGCCGGGTTCGAAGGCGCCGCAGCCCTCGGTGAGGAGACCCTGGACCCGAAGCGCGGCATACCTCGCGCCTTGAAGATCACCATCGTCGTCGTCGCCGCATTCTTCCTGCTCACCATCGTCGGCCAGGTCGTGGGCTATGGCGGCAGCCCCGACCAGGTGAAGGCGTTCGCCGGTGCCGACGACCCCTACGGCGACCTCGCGACGGCATACGTCGGGAGTGCCATGGGGATCCTGCTCAACCTCATGGCCAGCGTGAGCCTGTTCGCCATCACGCTCGGCACGGTCAACGGTGCGGCTCGGGTCTCCTACGCCCTGCTTCGGGACGCCGGGGCCGGCGGCCCGGTCGTGCGGCTCACGCGCCGGGGCGCACCGATCGGCACCATCGCCGTCGTGACCGCCCTCATCTTGTGCTTCTCGGTGGGTCAACGGTTGGCTGGGACCGGGGTTCTCGACGCGACCTTCTACTGGCTCACGCTCGGCACGATCGCACTGCTGGTCGCGTATGCGTTGGCCACCGCCGGCGCCTTCCGCTTCCTGTTCATGAACGGTGAGCAGCGCGCCCCACGCTGGCAGGCGGTGGTGCCGATCCTGGCCATGGCCTTCGTGCTCTACACGATCTACAAGAACGTCGTCGGCGTCGAGGGTCCCTACCGGGTCTTCCCCTGGGTGGTCCTGGCGGTGCTCGTCGTTGCGGCGGTCCTGGTGACCTTCGTGCCGGGGCTCGCTGCCCGGGTGGGTGCGCGGATCGGGCAGGAGGAGGAGCCGGCCGCAGCCGATGCACCGGCGCTCGAGGAGCTCGTATGA
- a CDS encoding nitrilase-related carbon-nitrogen hydrolase: protein MTTVVCRQLAPRVGEPAHNHQLILEAIATSGDADLLVLPELSSSGYVFRDAQEARSLALTSTSDAIGEWIGAVPEGMIVACGYAELGEDDRVYNSAMLFDRSGILANYRKVHLWDQEKRVFQAGQSAAPIVDTEWGRLGLMVCYDLEFPEYTRSAALRGADALVVPTNWPLVPRPDGERPPEVIIAQAAARTNKMPVICCDRSGAERGQDWTEGTTVIDHEGWVAGEADESGVARCELDLRAGRDKRVSEHNHLFDDRRPDLY, encoded by the coding sequence ATGACGACGGTGGTGTGTCGGCAGCTGGCTCCCCGGGTCGGGGAGCCAGCTCACAACCACCAGCTGATCCTCGAGGCCATCGCCACGAGCGGCGACGCAGACCTGCTGGTGCTGCCCGAGCTCTCCTCGTCCGGTTACGTCTTCCGGGACGCGCAGGAGGCGCGGTCCCTGGCGCTCACCTCCACCAGCGATGCCATCGGTGAGTGGATCGGGGCCGTGCCCGAGGGCATGATCGTGGCCTGCGGGTATGCCGAGCTGGGCGAGGACGACCGCGTCTACAACAGTGCGATGCTGTTCGACCGTTCGGGGATCCTGGCGAACTACCGCAAGGTGCACCTCTGGGACCAGGAGAAGAGGGTCTTCCAGGCGGGCCAGTCGGCGGCCCCGATCGTCGACACCGAGTGGGGGCGGCTCGGCCTCATGGTCTGCTACGACCTCGAGTTCCCGGAGTACACCCGCAGCGCGGCCTTGCGCGGAGCGGATGCGCTCGTCGTGCCGACCAACTGGCCGTTGGTGCCCAGACCGGACGGCGAGCGACCGCCCGAGGTGATCATCGCCCAGGCCGCCGCGCGCACCAACAAGATGCCGGTCATCTGTTGTGATCGCAGCGGCGCCGAGCGGGGGCAGGACTGGACCGAGGGCACCACGGTGATCGATCACGAAGGCTGGGTCGCGGGCGAGGCCGACGAGTCAGGCGTGGCGCGCTGCGAGCTGGATCTGCGAGCCGGTCGTGACAAACGGGTCAGCGAGCACAACCACCTCTTCGACGACCGGCGGCCCGACCTCTACTGA